From the Candidatus Binataceae bacterium genome, the window GACCGACCCCAATCAGGGCCATCGCGGGATCAGCGCCTTTATCGTCGAGACTTCTGCGCCCGGATGGCAGGTGGTGCGGGTCGAGGAGAAGATGGGCATCCGCGGCTCGCATAGCGCACAGCTCGGCTTCAGCGACCTGCGGGTGCCGCGCACCAATCTGATCGGTGCCGAGGGCGAGGGTTTCAAGGTCGCGATGAAGACGCTCGACGGCGGACGGATCGGAATTGCCGCGCAGGCGGTCGGGATCGCGCGCGCCTCGCTGGAAGCCTCGCTGCGCTATGCGCAGGAGCGCCAGGCCTTCGGCCGCCCGATCGCGGCCAACCAGGCGATCCAGTGGAAGCTCGCCGATATGGCGGTCGAGATCGATGCGGCGCGCCTGCTCACCCTGCGCGCGGCGACGCTCAAGGACGCCGGCCAGCCTTGCACGACGCAATCGGCGATGGCAAAGCTGTTTGCGGCCGAGGCCGCGATGAAAGCGGCGACCGAGGCCGTCCAGGTTCACGGCGGCTACGGCTATACCAAGGAGTTCAAGGTCGAGCGCTATTTTCGCGACGCCAAGATCACGGAGATTTACGAGGGCACCTCGGAAATCCAGCGGCTGGTGATTTCAAACCACGTGCTTGAACAGCGATGAGGACGGCGTGAGCACTAGCAAACGGCAATGGCTGGAGACGACCTATAAGCAGGGCAAGGAGCGCCCGGCGCGCTTCTCCACCCTCTCGGACATGGAGGTCGAGCCACTCTACACCCCCGAAGACGTTGCGGGCGACTACCAGAGCGCGCTCGGCTACCCGGGCGAGTATCCATACACCCGCGGCGTGTACGAGTCGATGTACCGCGGCAAGCTCTGGACGATGCGCCAATTCGCGGGCTTTGGGCTTGCCGAGGACACCAATCGGCGCTTCCGTTTCCTGCTCTCGCAGGGGCAGACCGGGCTCTCGACTGCCTTCGACATGCCGGCGCTGATGGGCTACGACGCCGACCACGAGCGCTCCAAGGGCGAGGTCGGCCGCGAAGGCGTCTCGGTGACTTCGATCCACGACATGGCGCGGCTGTTCGAGGGGATCCCGCTCGACAAGGTGTCCACCTCGATGACGATCAACTGCTCGGCGTCGGTGCTGCTGGCGATGTACCTGGTGGTCGCCGAGCGCCAGGGCGTGCCCTGGAGCGCGGTCAGCGGAACGATCCAGAACGACATGCTCAAGGAGTTCATCGCGCAAAAGGAATGGATCTGTCCGCCGCGTCCCTCGCTGCGGATCGTCACCGACATGATCGAGTTCTGCGCCCGGCGGGCCCCGCGCTGGCATCCGGTGTCGATCTCCGGCTACCACATCCGCGAGGCCGGCTCGACCGCGGTCCAGGAGCTGGCCTTCACCATCGCCGACGGCCTTTGCTACGTGCAGGACGCGGTCGATCGCGGGCTCAACGTTGACGACTTCGCGCCCCGGCTGTCCTTCTTCTGGGACATCCATAGCGACTTCCTCGAAGAGATCGCCAAGCTGCGCGCCGGGCGGCGGATGTGGGCGCGGCTGATGAAGGAGCGCTTCGGCGCGAAGAACCCGCGCTCGATGATGCTGCGCACGCATGCGCAGACGGCTGGAGTGTCGCTCACCGCCCAGCAGCCGATGAACAACATCGTGCGGGTGGCGATTCAGGCGCTCGCCGGCGTGCTCGGCGGCGTGCAGTCGCTGCATACCAATTCGATGGACGAAACGCTGGCGCTGCCGACCGAGCAGGCGGTGATGGTGGCGCTGCGCACGCAGCAGATAATCGCTGAGGAGACCGGCGTCATCAACACGGTCGATCCGCTCGGCGGCAGCTACGCGATCGAGGCGCTGACCGACCGAATGGAACGCGAGGCGATGGAGTATATCCGCAAGATCGACGAGATGGGCGGAATGCTCAACGCGATCGAGCGCGGCTATCCGCAGCGCGAAATCGCCGAGGCCGCCTTCCACTACCAGCGTCAGCTCGAGCAGGGGGTCAAGACCGTGGTCGGCGTCAACAAGTACTCGATCCCTGAGGAGATCCCGATCGAAGTTCTTAAGATCGACCCGGCGCTGGAAGAGATGCAGGTCCAGCGCGTGCGCAAGCTCAAGCGCGAGCGCAATTCAGCCGCCGTGCGCGAGGCGCTGGCGCGCGTCGCCGAGGCTTGCCGCTCGGGCGAGAATCTGATGGAGCCGGTCTGCGAGGCGGTGCGGCGCGAGGCCACGGTCGGCGAGATTTGCGACGTTTACCGCGCCGAGTTCGGGATCTATACCGACCCAGGCTGGATCTAAAGACAAGCGATGGCGGAAAAACGGCTCAGAATTCTGGTGGCGAAGCCCGGCCTCGACGGGCATGACCGCGGCGCGAAGATTATCGCGCGCGCGCTGCGCGACGGCGGCTTCGAGGTGATCTACACCGGGCTGCATCAGACCCCCGAGATGATCGCCGAGGCCGCGGTGCAGGAGGACGTCGACGCGGTCGGGCTCAGTATCCTGTCCGGCGCGCACATGACGCTCTTTCCTGAGGTGATGCGGCTTTTAAAGGAGCGCGGCGCGCCCGACGTCGCCGTCTTCGGCGGCGGGATCATCCCGGACGAAGACGCGCGCAAGTTGCGCGAGATCGGCGTGCGCGAGATCTTCACTCCCGGCGCCTCCACCGAGGACATCGTCAAGTGGGTGCGCGAGAACGTCCAGCCGCGCCAATAGCGCCGCCGGCGCGCGCCGGTCGGAGTGCGGAGTCCGCGATGAACTTCGAGCTTAGCGACGAGCAGCGCACGATCCGCGACACGCTGCGCCAGTTCGCCGAGAAGGAAATCAAGCCCCACGCGGCCGAGTGGGACAGGCAGGAAATCTTCCCCCGCGAGGTCATCCGCAAACTCGGCGAGCTCGGCTTCATCGGCGTCTCCTTTCCCGAACGCTTCGGCGGTGGCGGCGCAGACACGCTGAGCCAGGTCCTGGTGGTCGAGGGGCTCTCGCGCTACGACGCCTCGGTCGGGCTTACCTGCGCCGCGCACATGTCGCTCTCCAGCGGCCACATCAACCTGTTCGCCGCCGAAGAGCATCGCGCGCGCTACCTGCCCGACATGGTCGCCGCGAAGAAGCTGGGCGCGTGGTGCCTCACCGAACCCGGCTCGGGTTCGGACGCCGCCGCGATGAAGACGCGCGCGGAGCGCGGCGGCGACAACTTCACGCTCAACGGCTCGAAGATGTTCATCACCAACGGCTCGGTCGCCGACGTGTACGTTGTGATGGCGGTGACAGACGCGGCGGGCGGGCGCGCGGGCGTTTCGGCCTTTATCGTCGAGCGCGGCACGCCCGGGCTTTCAAATGGGCGGCGGATCGAGAAGCTTGGCCTGCGCGCCTCCGACACGGCCGAGGTGATCTTCGACAACGTCACCGTGCCCGCGCGCAACCTTATCGGCGAGCCGGGTGAAGGATATCGTCAGACGCTCAAAGTGCTGGAGGGCGGACGGATCGGGATCGCCGGCTTTGCCGCCGGCATCGCGCGTGGCGCCTTCGAGGAGGCGACCGCCTATGCGAGCGAGCGCCGCCAGTTTGGCCAGCGAATTGCCGACTTCCAAGCGATCCGCTGGATGCTGGCCGACATGGCGACGCGGATCGACGCCTCGTGGGTGCTGACCTGCCGCGCCGCCGCGCTCAGGGACGCCGGCCGGCCCTTTGCGCGCGCGGCCGCGATGGCGAAGCTGTATGCCTCGGAAACCGCGATGTGGACGACGACCAAGGCGGTCCAGATCCACGGCGGCTACGGCTATATGGCGGACTTTCCGGTCGAGCGCTACATGCGCGACGCCAAGCTCTCCGAGATCGGCGAGGGGACCAGCGAGGTCCAGCGCATGATTATCGCCAAGTCGCTCCTGCGCGAGGGCTATCTGCCGGCGTAACCGGTTTCGTCATGTCTCAGTGGGGCGGCGGGCCTCCGCGATGCCCGTCATCCGACGCACCGGCCTTGCCCGCGCGACCGTCTTACTCGTCGCTGATGCCGAGCGTCTTGCGCGCTTCGGCGCTCATCATGTGCGGCGTCCACGGCGGATCCCATACGATCTCGATGTTGGCCCGCTCGCACTCGGGGATGCCCAGCAGCTTGTCCTCGATCTGCGCCGCGATCATCGCGCCCATCGAGCATCCCGGCGCGGTGAGCGTCATCTCGACCGTCACCGCGCCGCCGTCCACCGCGACGCGATAGACCAGGCCGAGGTCAACGACGTTGACCGGAATTTCCGGGTCGTAGCACTCGCGCAGAACCTCGTAAACCTGCTCTTCGGTGACCATCCGTACAAACCCGCGGGTCGACGCTGCGGTGTAGCGGTTACCGTGCCGCCGCCCGCGCCTGTAGTATATAAGCGGCGCCGCGGCTGCAACAGCCGCCGCCGCGCGGGCCGGATACGGCCTGCGCCCGGCGGCGCCGCGCGAATCCGAAGACGGAGGTTCGCAATGCCCGACAAGGAAGAACTTTACGACGAGGCGGTCGATCTTTTCGCCGATGAGAAATACGACGAGGCGATCGAAACCTATAAGCGAGCGCTCGAAATCGACCCGCGCTATACCGACGCGCTGCACGGGATGGTGATGTGCTACCAGGCCAAGGGCGACCTCGACGCCGCGATCGAGCTGACCCGTAAACATATCGAACAGGAGCCCGAGGACATCCTCGCCTTCACCAACCTGAGCATGTTCTACCAGAAGAAGGGAATGATAAAGGAAGCGGAGGCGGCGGGCGCAGAGGCGCGCAGGCTCGACTGGAAGCGCCAGCTCAAGGAGGGTAAGACCGCGAAGCAATAGCGATGCGAGGAGCTGCGGCCGGACGCGTTTGGCGCGGCGCGGCAGCTCAACGATGAAAGGGCATTTCCACGATGAAGCTCAAGGACAGGGCCGTTCTGATAACCGGCGCGGGCTCGGGCTTGGGGCGCGAGATGGCGTTGACGTTCACGCGCGAAGGCGCGCGCGTCGGCGTCAACGACATACGACCGGAAGCCGCGTCGAATGTGGTGACCGAGGTCGAACGCGCAGGCGGGCGTGCCGTGCGCCTGGTCGCCGACGTTTCCGACAGCGCGGCGGTCAAGAAAATGTTTGCCGAATTCCTCGCCGCTTTCGGCACAATCGATGTGCTGGTCAACAACGCCGGTATCGCCAGCTCCCGGCGCGGCGGCGGGTTCGTCGGCACCGTGGACAAGACCGACGAGGAGTGGCACCGGATGCTCGCCGCGCATCTCGATTCCACCTTCTACTGCACGCGCGAGGCGCTCAAGGTGATGCTGCCGAAGCGCTCCGGCCGGATCATCAATTTGGGCTCGATCGTCGGGCTGACAGGGATCGAGATGGCCTCCGATTACGGTGCGGCCAAGGGCGCGATAATTTCTTTCACCAAGTGCGTTGCGCGCGAGGTCGTGGGTGAGGGGATCCTGGTCAACTGTATTGCGCCGGGGTTTATCGACACGCCGATGACCGCGCCGCTGCCGCCCGAGGTGCGCCAGATGGCGATCGCGCGCACGCCCGCGGGCCGCTTCGGCGAGCCACGCGATATCGCCAATGCCGCCCTGTTCCTGGCCTGCGAGGATTCCGCCTACATGGTCGGCCAGGTGCTGAGCCCCAACGGCGGCTACGTGATCTGAACGGCCGCGAGCGCCGAGGACAGTGCGATGCGGATCAATTTCACCAGCTTCAATTACAAGCCCGGTGCCGATCTCGCCGCCGAGGAGCGCGCCTATCTCGGTGAGCACGTCGCGCTGGCGCGCGCGCTGCCCGGCCTGCATATCTATTTGACCGGTGTTTACCGCGCGAACAAGGGCAGCGTGCCCGCGCACCATCGCGCGGCTTTCTTCGGCTTCGACAGCGCTGCGGCGTCGATGGCGGCGCTGGAGTCGCAGGCCGGCGCGCGGATGCGCGCGCATGGCGCCGCGCATCTGGCCGACCTGCGGCCGATGGCGATGGATGGCGAAGAGATCGTCCGCTTCGACGGCCGCCGCTCGGGGCAACGATGCTTCCTGTTCGCGGCCGAGTTCGACCTCAACCGGCGTCCGGGGGAGGAGCTTGCCGCTGCCGAGCACCGCTATCTCGACTATCACACCGGCGTCGCGCGCCGCCTGCCCGGGTTGCGCTACTACATGGTCGGGCGGCTCGTGGATCGGAGCGCGCCCGGCGGCAAGGCTGACCGGCTGCGCGCTGCGCTGCTGGTGTTCGACAGCGTCGAGGCCTGGCGCGCCGCGTACCGCTCGCCGGTGGGCGAGGAGTTGGTCAAAGACGAGGAGGCGTCGATCGCCAACGCGCGGGTGCATCGCCTCGACGCCGTCGTGCAGCTCTGAGCTGCCGGTGGTCGCGCCGTCGCCGTCCCTCGCCAGGGACCGTCCGGCGTCGACATGGGGCGCGCGGCGAGTCTTACGCAGCCGGATGATCCGATGACGATCCCACGTGTAGCCGGGATTCTGATTCCGCTGTTTTCAATCCGAAGCCGCAACGACGCGGGAATCGGCGATATCGCGGCGCTCGGCCCGATGGTCGATCTGGCGGTGGCGATGGGGAACCGCGCGATCCTGCTGCTGCCGCTCGACGAGACCGCGCCCGGGATGGCGAGCCCGTACAGCGCGCTCAGCCTGTTTGCGATCGACCCGATCTACATCGGTATCGAGCGGCTGCCCGGTGTCGCCGCGGAAGGAGTTGCCGAGGTGCGCGCAAGGCTCAGCGGCGTGCCGCTCAGCGAGCGCGTGTCGATCCGGGGCGCGCGGCTGGAGCTTGTCGAGGCCGCCTTTCGTCACTTCGAGCAGCGGGGCGAAGCGCGCGAGCGCGCGGCGGTCGAGGAATTTGCCGAGCGCAACCGCCGATGGCTCGATGATTACGCGCTGTTCCGCGCGCTCAAGGAGCGCTTCAATTTCGTCCCCTGGGAAGAATGGCCCGCCGAGCTGCGCGAGCGGGAACCGCAAGCGCTCGATGCCGCGCGGCGCGCGATGGCGCGCCCGGTCGCCAGGTTTGTCTACTGGCAATACCTCGCTCATCGCCAATGGGCCGAGGCGCGAGCGTATGCCAATGGGCACGGCGTGATGCTCGGCGGCGACCTTGCCTTCTCGCCCGCGCGCGACAGCGCCGAGGTGTGGGCGCGCGCCGAGCTGTTCGATCTCGAGCGCACGGTTGGCGCCCCGCCCGACGCCTTCAACCCCAAGGGCCAGCGATGGGGACTGCCGGCGCCGCGGTGGGAGCGCATGCGCGCGGGCGGCTTCGCCCTGCTGCGCGAGCGCGTGCACCACGCGCGCGAGCTTTACGATTTCCTTCGTATCGACCACGTCGTCGGGCTGTACCGCACGTTTTCCTTCGACGCTGACGGCGGCGGCGACGGGAGGTTCTCGCCCGCGCAAGAGCCCGAGCAGCGCGCCCAGGGCGAGACGATCATGCGCGCGGTCCTCGACGAGGCCGACGGCGCGATTGTGGTCGCCGAGGACCTCGGCGTGATTCCGCCCTTCGTGCGCGCCTCACTGGCCGCGCTCGGCGTGCCCGGTTACAAAGTGATGCGCTGGGAAAAGAGCGGCCTCTCAACGCCCGAGGAGGCGTTCGTCCCGCCCGCCGAATACCCGGAGTTATCGCTGGCGACAACGGGTACCCATGACACCGAGACGCTCGCGGTCTGGTGGGAGGACGCGTCGGCCGACGAACGCGCGCAGATGCTGCGGATGCTCGGGCGGAGGGTGGACGGCGGGAGTGCAGCGACGGTTCCGTTCACCGACGTCCACGACGCCATCCTCGCGGCGCTTTACGCGGCGCCGTCGCGGCTGGTGATTCTGCCGATGCAGGACCTCTTCGGCTGGCGCGATCGGATAAACCTTCCCGGCACGGTCAGCCCGTCGAACTGGTCGTGGCGGATGCCGGTGGCCGCGGAGGAGATGGGCACTTCGACGTTTGCGCCGCGTATAGCTCGGCTTCGTCAAATGATCGCGGGTTCAGGCAGATAAGCAGCCTCATACCATCTTTGACCATGCGTGGCCACCTTATTGCACCTCTTGGCGGCGACGCGTAATGATCTTCGAACGAGCCTTTAGCCCATTCTCGCAGGCAACGTACGCCCCTAATCAGCCGAGCCGAGATTTTCTGATGGTCAAGCCAGCCGATGCGAGCGCTGCCGAGCCGCCGGTGCCGCGCCGCTCGATGCGGCGACGGCTCTTGCTGATCGGCCTGTGGTCGGCTGTCGGGCTGTGGATGCTGATGCTCGCGAAGGCGCTGCCGGCACGCGCCACGCGCTGGGATTACACCATCTACTACACCTCGGCGCTTGCGATGCGCCAGGGGATGAATGCCTACACGCAGGACCTCACTCCGCTCGCGCGCAGCCTCGGTTTCGACCTCGGCAAGATCAATCATGCTACCGATCCACCGACCTTCGTCCTCTGCTTCGAGCCGCTGACCCTGTTCTCCCCGCACATCGGCTTCTGGATCTGGACCGGGATCAATGCGCTGGCGTTTCTGCTCGCCCTGGTTCTCCTGCTGCGCTGGACGCCGGCGCTCAATGGCGACAATGCGTGGGTGGTCGCGGGGATAGTGCTGCTCTTTCCACCCGTGGTTGACCATCTGGTGTGGGGCCAGAACAAGATGCTGCTCCTGCTGATGCTGGTGCTGATGATGCGCTGGATGGAGCAGGGGAAGGACGCCGCTGCCGGATTGATCCTGGCCCTGGGCAGCCTGTTGCGCGCGTTTCCTTTGCTGCTCGTCGCCTATCTGGTCCTGCTCGGGCGCTGGCGGGTGGTGTGGTACACGATGGTCGGGCTGGCGGTCGGAGGCGTGGCGACCCTGGCGTTGCTGGGCGTGGGCCGGAGCTTCAGTTTTCTCTTTGCGCTCGATCTTCTTACTCAAAGTCGTTGGCAGAGTTTGCCCGGGAATATCGCCCTTGGGCCAACCATCTGGCGGGCATGCTGGTATCTCCTGGGCGATGATTTGACTCCGGCGACCAGATTGCTCGCGCACGCTATCTCGCTCGCGGCTGAGGCCGCTGTGCTCGGCTTCACGCTCAAAGCCACCCTGCATCGGCGAAACGATGCCGACCGCGACTGGCGGCTGCTCTCGCTGTGGATCATGACGGCAATTCTGCTTTCCCCGACCTCGTGGTTCTACTATCTCGTCCTGCTGGCGATCCCGATGGTCGAGATGAGCGCGGCGGTGCTCGCCGGAACGCTTAGCAAACGCGCGCTATACTCCGGATGTGCCGTCTTTCTGCTGGCATGGCCCTACTATGTGATCATTGACGCTCATCCCAGCAATTTCGGCTGGTTCGAGGGGAGCGTGATCTGGCGGCTGGGAGCGGCGCCAGTCGCGCTGCTGGCCTATCTTTCGCTCTACTGGTTCGCGGTTGACCAGCCCGTGAGCGCAGCGGCTCGCGCGGAACCAACGCCTACGCTGGAAGAACTGCAAGTGCAGGCCGCCAATTCATGAACGTCGCGGTAGGCGCCAGGGGTTTCGTTCAACCTCATGCGTTATGCCGGCCTGAAGGCTCGGTTTTATCTGAGCCTGAGTAATTGGGGATTCATCCGTCGGCCGTAGGGAGAGTGGGTGAATGGCGATTGCGCGGATGATGGGAGCGCGGCCGGATTCGTCAACGACAGTTGCGGGGGCGCCTGCCATGCCTGCGGTCGGCGAGCAGCGTGATCAACGGGTGTGCGACCTGCCCAGCCTCGCTGCATTCGCGACTTATCTCGGCCTATCGGTGCTTTTTTTTGGTCGCTCGCTGGTCGGCCATTTCTCTCAGGCGCACCTGGGCGTGGGCCCCGACCCGGGGCTGATGATGTGGTTTCTCGTGTGGTGGCCCCACGCCATCGCCAACGGCCTCAATCCTTTCATCACTCACGCGGTGTGGACCCCGGCCGGCTTCAACCTCGCCTGGCAGACGAGCGTCCCGTTGGCGAGCCTCGTGGCAGCCCCGCTGACGTTCACCACGGGCCCCGTGGTCGCGTTCAATGTTCTATGCTTGCTTGGCCCCGCGCTCGACGCGTGGGGCGCTTTCATTCTGTGCCGTTATCTGAGCGGCAACCGGTGGGCTGGGCTCTTCGGAGGATATGTCTTCGGATTTTCCGCTTTTACCCTCGCGGCGTTACGGTTCGGGCATCTGCACTTGTTGCTGACAGTCTGTGTGCCGTTGATTGCGTATGTCGTCGCGCGGAGGCTCCTGGGCGAGATCGGCGAACGTGCATTTGTCACTTCCCTGAGCGGTCTGCTCCTCGCGCAGTTTCTGTTGTCTACTGAAATCTTTGCGACCCTGACCATGTTCGGGGCAATCACCTTGGCAGTCGGGTGGTGGCTCAACCCTGTTCAAAAGCGACAACATATACTAGCATTGCTCAAGCCGATTTTGCTCTCTTATACTTTGACAGCGCTGGCGACAAGTCTTTACTGTTACTATTTCTTTGTTCACTTCGAACGTGGAGCGATCTTCCCTGGATCGCAATTCTCCATCGACCTCGTCAATTTTCTGGTGCCAACTCGTCTGAACGAACTCGGCTGTGTTGGACTGTTCGAAAGG encodes:
- a CDS encoding iron-sulfur cluster assembly protein — protein: MVTEEQVYEVLRECYDPEIPVNVVDLGLVYRVAVDGGAVTVEMTLTAPGCSMGAMIAAQIEDKLLGIPECERANIEIVWDPPWTPHMMSAEARKTLGISDE
- a CDS encoding tetratricopeptide repeat protein; its protein translation is MPDKEELYDEAVDLFADEKYDEAIETYKRALEIDPRYTDALHGMVMCYQAKGDLDAAIELTRKHIEQEPEDILAFTNLSMFYQKKGMIKEAEAAGAEARRLDWKRQLKEGKTAKQ
- a CDS encoding methylmalonyl-CoA mutase family protein; its protein translation is MSTSKRQWLETTYKQGKERPARFSTLSDMEVEPLYTPEDVAGDYQSALGYPGEYPYTRGVYESMYRGKLWTMRQFAGFGLAEDTNRRFRFLLSQGQTGLSTAFDMPALMGYDADHERSKGEVGREGVSVTSIHDMARLFEGIPLDKVSTSMTINCSASVLLAMYLVVAERQGVPWSAVSGTIQNDMLKEFIAQKEWICPPRPSLRIVTDMIEFCARRAPRWHPVSISGYHIREAGSTAVQELAFTIADGLCYVQDAVDRGLNVDDFAPRLSFFWDIHSDFLEEIAKLRAGRRMWARLMKERFGAKNPRSMMLRTHAQTAGVSLTAQQPMNNIVRVAIQALAGVLGGVQSLHTNSMDETLALPTEQAVMVALRTQQIIAEETGVINTVDPLGGSYAIEALTDRMEREAMEYIRKIDEMGGMLNAIERGYPQREIAEAAFHYQRQLEQGVKTVVGVNKYSIPEEIPIEVLKIDPALEEMQVQRVRKLKRERNSAAVREALARVAEACRSGENLMEPVCEAVRREATVGEICDVYRAEFGIYTDPGWI
- a CDS encoding cobalamin B12-binding domain-containing protein; the encoded protein is MAEKRLRILVAKPGLDGHDRGAKIIARALRDGGFEVIYTGLHQTPEMIAEAAVQEDVDAVGLSILSGAHMTLFPEVMRLLKERGAPDVAVFGGGIIPDEDARKLREIGVREIFTPGASTEDIVKWVRENVQPRQ
- a CDS encoding SDR family NAD(P)-dependent oxidoreductase, which translates into the protein MKLKDRAVLITGAGSGLGREMALTFTREGARVGVNDIRPEAASNVVTEVERAGGRAVRLVADVSDSAAVKKMFAEFLAAFGTIDVLVNNAGIASSRRGGGFVGTVDKTDEEWHRMLAAHLDSTFYCTREALKVMLPKRSGRIINLGSIVGLTGIEMASDYGAAKGAIISFTKCVAREVVGEGILVNCIAPGFIDTPMTAPLPPEVRQMAIARTPAGRFGEPRDIANAALFLACEDSAYMVGQVLSPNGGYVI
- a CDS encoding acyl-CoA dehydrogenase family protein, producing MRPHAGIRQFLRSADVIAMDLELNDTQRSARETARRFARERLSTASVETDRTHRFPAEAIAELGRLGMMGVFIPQQYGGAGLDHVSYALVIEELAVECASTAVIVSAHSSLASWPILGLGSDEQRARYLPKMAAGEWIGCFALTEPQAGSDAAGQRTRAVPDGDSYILNGSKNFITNGPQASVAIVFAMTDPNQGHRGISAFIVETSAPGWQVVRVEEKMGIRGSHSAQLGFSDLRVPRTNLIGAEGEGFKVAMKTLDGGRIGIAAQAVGIARASLEASLRYAQERQAFGRPIAANQAIQWKLADMAVEIDAARLLTLRAATLKDAGQPCTTQSAMAKLFAAEAAMKAATEAVQVHGGYGYTKEFKVERYFRDAKITEIYEGTSEIQRLVISNHVLEQR
- a CDS encoding glycosyltransferase family 87 protein, which translates into the protein MVKPADASAAEPPVPRRSMRRRLLLIGLWSAVGLWMLMLAKALPARATRWDYTIYYTSALAMRQGMNAYTQDLTPLARSLGFDLGKINHATDPPTFVLCFEPLTLFSPHIGFWIWTGINALAFLLALVLLLRWTPALNGDNAWVVAGIVLLFPPVVDHLVWGQNKMLLLLMLVLMMRWMEQGKDAAAGLILALGSLLRAFPLLLVAYLVLLGRWRVVWYTMVGLAVGGVATLALLGVGRSFSFLFALDLLTQSRWQSLPGNIALGPTIWRACWYLLGDDLTPATRLLAHAISLAAEAAVLGFTLKATLHRRNDADRDWRLLSLWIMTAILLSPTSWFYYLVLLAIPMVEMSAAVLAGTLSKRALYSGCAVFLLAWPYYVIIDAHPSNFGWFEGSVIWRLGAAPVALLAYLSLYWFAVDQPVSAAARAEPTPTLEELQVQAANS
- the malQ gene encoding 4-alpha-glucanotransferase, whose product is MTIPRVAGILIPLFSIRSRNDAGIGDIAALGPMVDLAVAMGNRAILLLPLDETAPGMASPYSALSLFAIDPIYIGIERLPGVAAEGVAEVRARLSGVPLSERVSIRGARLELVEAAFRHFEQRGEARERAAVEEFAERNRRWLDDYALFRALKERFNFVPWEEWPAELREREPQALDAARRAMARPVARFVYWQYLAHRQWAEARAYANGHGVMLGGDLAFSPARDSAEVWARAELFDLERTVGAPPDAFNPKGQRWGLPAPRWERMRAGGFALLRERVHHARELYDFLRIDHVVGLYRTFSFDADGGGDGRFSPAQEPEQRAQGETIMRAVLDEADGAIVVAEDLGVIPPFVRASLAALGVPGYKVMRWEKSGLSTPEEAFVPPAEYPELSLATTGTHDTETLAVWWEDASADERAQMLRMLGRRVDGGSAATVPFTDVHDAILAALYAAPSRLVILPMQDLFGWRDRINLPGTVSPSNWSWRMPVAAEEMGTSTFAPRIARLRQMIAGSGR
- a CDS encoding EthD family reductase; protein product: MRINFTSFNYKPGADLAAEERAYLGEHVALARALPGLHIYLTGVYRANKGSVPAHHRAAFFGFDSAAASMAALESQAGARMRAHGAAHLADLRPMAMDGEEIVRFDGRRSGQRCFLFAAEFDLNRRPGEELAAAEHRYLDYHTGVARRLPGLRYYMVGRLVDRSAPGGKADRLRAALLVFDSVEAWRAAYRSPVGEELVKDEEASIANARVHRLDAVVQL
- a CDS encoding acyl-CoA dehydrogenase family protein, with amino-acid sequence MNFELSDEQRTIRDTLRQFAEKEIKPHAAEWDRQEIFPREVIRKLGELGFIGVSFPERFGGGGADTLSQVLVVEGLSRYDASVGLTCAAHMSLSSGHINLFAAEEHRARYLPDMVAAKKLGAWCLTEPGSGSDAAAMKTRAERGGDNFTLNGSKMFITNGSVADVYVVMAVTDAAGGRAGVSAFIVERGTPGLSNGRRIEKLGLRASDTAEVIFDNVTVPARNLIGEPGEGYRQTLKVLEGGRIGIAGFAAGIARGAFEEATAYASERRQFGQRIADFQAIRWMLADMATRIDASWVLTCRAAALRDAGRPFARAAAMAKLYASETAMWTTTKAVQIHGGYGYMADFPVERYMRDAKLSEIGEGTSEVQRMIIAKSLLREGYLPA